From one Pseudomonas sp. MYb118 genomic stretch:
- a CDS encoding SulP family inorganic anion transporter: MSDPNTRSPEAEPGRIARGNQAEHSGWLRWLPGLQTLRRYQLAWLPNDIVAGLVLTTMLVPVGIAYAVASGVPGIYGLYATIVPLLAYAIFGPSRILVLGPDSSLAAVILAVILPLSGGDPQRAIALAGAMAIVCGLVCILAGIARLGFVTELLSKPIRYGYMNGIALTVLISQLPKLFGFSIDSAGPLRNLWAIGSGVLGGKANLTTFLIGAATLVVILLLKNHKRVPGILIAVAAATIVVDVWELAAHGVAVLGQLPQGLPAFAIPWITYDDLVPVLIGGCAVALVSFADTSVLSRVYAARTRTSVDPNQEMVGLGVANLAAGLFQGFAISSSSSRTPVAEAAGAKTQLTGVVGALAVALLLMVAPNLLKDLPTSALAAVVIASAIGLIEVSDLRRIYRMQRWEFWLSIVCTIGVAVFGAIEGIGIAILIAVIEFLWDGWRPYSAVLGRADGVQGYHDIQRYPQASRLPGLVLFRWDAPLFFANAELFHDRVLDAVAASPTPVRWLVVVAEPVTSVDVTSADMLAELDETLHAAGIELCVAGMKDPVKDKLKRFGLFTRIGESAFFATIGEAVSSYLAQYPEHWTADRD, encoded by the coding sequence ATGAGCGATCCAAACACGCGGTCACCCGAGGCAGAACCCGGCCGCATTGCCCGCGGCAATCAGGCCGAACACAGTGGCTGGCTGCGCTGGTTGCCGGGCCTGCAGACCCTGCGCCGCTATCAACTGGCGTGGCTGCCCAACGACATCGTCGCCGGCCTGGTGCTCACCACCATGCTGGTGCCGGTGGGCATCGCCTACGCGGTGGCGTCCGGGGTGCCGGGCATCTACGGCCTGTACGCGACCATCGTGCCGCTGTTGGCGTATGCCATTTTCGGCCCCAGCCGCATCCTCGTGCTGGGGCCGGATTCCTCCCTGGCGGCGGTGATTCTGGCGGTTATCCTGCCGCTGTCCGGCGGTGATCCACAGCGGGCGATCGCCCTGGCCGGGGCGATGGCCATCGTTTGCGGGCTGGTGTGCATCCTGGCGGGCATCGCCCGGCTGGGCTTCGTCACCGAACTGCTGTCCAAGCCGATTCGCTACGGCTACATGAATGGCATTGCCCTGACCGTGCTGATCAGCCAGCTACCCAAGCTGTTCGGCTTCTCCATCGACAGCGCCGGGCCGTTGCGCAATCTCTGGGCCATTGGCTCGGGGGTGCTGGGCGGCAAGGCCAACCTGACGACATTCCTGATCGGCGCGGCCACCCTGGTGGTGATCCTGCTGCTGAAAAACCACAAGCGCGTGCCGGGCATCCTGATCGCCGTGGCCGCCGCGACCATTGTTGTCGATGTATGGGAACTGGCGGCCCACGGTGTCGCGGTGCTGGGGCAATTGCCCCAGGGCTTGCCGGCGTTCGCCATTCCGTGGATCACCTATGACGACCTGGTCCCGGTGCTGATCGGTGGCTGTGCGGTGGCCCTGGTGTCGTTCGCCGACACCAGCGTGCTGTCGCGGGTGTATGCGGCGCGCACGCGCACCTCGGTCGACCCCAATCAGGAGATGGTCGGGCTGGGCGTCGCCAACCTCGCGGCCGGGCTGTTCCAGGGTTTTGCCATCAGCAGTAGTTCGTCGCGCACGCCGGTGGCGGAAGCGGCGGGGGCGAAAACCCAGTTGACCGGGGTGGTCGGTGCGCTGGCGGTGGCGCTGTTGTTGATGGTCGCGCCGAACCTGCTCAAGGACCTGCCCACCAGTGCCCTGGCAGCGGTGGTGATCGCCTCCGCCATCGGCCTGATCGAAGTCAGCGACCTGCGCCGGATCTATCGTATGCAGCGCTGGGAGTTCTGGCTGTCGATCGTCTGCACCATCGGCGTGGCGGTGTTCGGCGCGATCGAGGGCATCGGCATCGCCATCCTGATTGCGGTGATCGAGTTCCTATGGGACGGCTGGCGCCCGTATTCGGCGGTGCTGGGGCGCGCCGATGGCGTGCAGGGTTATCACGACATCCAGCGTTACCCGCAGGCAAGTCGGCTGCCTGGGCTGGTGCTGTTTCGCTGGGATGCGCCGCTGTTTTTCGCCAATGCCGAACTGTTCCACGACCGGGTGCTGGACGCAGTGGCGGCGTCACCCACGCCGGTGCGCTGGCTGGTAGTGGTGGCGGAACCGGTGACCAGCGTCGACGTGACCTCCGCCGACATGCTCGCCGAGCTGGACGAGACCCTGCACGCCGCCGGTATCGAGTTGTGCGTGGCCGGGATGAAAGACCCGGTCAAGGACAAGCTCAAGCGTTTCGGCCTGTTTACCCGTATTGGTGAATCGGCGTTCTTTGCCACTATCGGTGAGGCGGTCAGCAGCTACCTGGCGCAGTACCCCGAGCACTGGACCGCCGATAGGGACTGA
- a CDS encoding alpha/beta hydrolase family protein — translation MPVQSHAATLLFADDEQFWFETLRMFGADEYGGGCFGEVMAVSSRITAGDYDSWYREWNAMADQVAEEGQRQLAANHRVSARDSYLRACNYYRASEFFLHARPQDPRVSRAFERSVACYRTAAALFKPAIEPVEIPYEGTKLPGYLHRAGDGTRPLLILHTGFDGAAEEKHWSGARAAVERGYHVLCFDGPGQSGPLHREGLVFRFDWEKVVTPVVDFALTLPGIDHSRIALRGESLGGYLAPRAAAFEHRLAAVIANGGVYDYSMAHLADVPVDQRPEAIAALMDGPTPELDGMIEAVMQRSPVARWSITHGTWCFGASSPSDYMRMTLDYTLEGGIAERIRCPALICDAEGDLFFKGQPQELYDHLTCDKTLLVLGNAEGAGAHCGVGAARLANARIYDWLDETLGWDGAM, via the coding sequence ATGCCAGTCCAGTCGCACGCAGCAACACTGCTTTTTGCCGACGACGAGCAATTCTGGTTCGAGACCTTGCGCATGTTCGGTGCCGACGAATATGGCGGCGGCTGTTTCGGCGAGGTCATGGCCGTGAGTTCGCGCATCACGGCCGGCGACTACGACAGCTGGTACCGCGAGTGGAACGCCATGGCCGATCAAGTTGCCGAGGAAGGCCAGCGTCAACTCGCGGCCAACCACCGGGTCAGCGCTCGCGACAGTTACCTGCGCGCCTGTAATTACTACCGCGCCTCGGAATTTTTCCTGCATGCCCGGCCGCAGGACCCGCGGGTCAGTCGCGCCTTCGAGCGTTCGGTGGCTTGCTACCGGACCGCGGCGGCACTGTTCAAGCCGGCCATCGAGCCGGTGGAAATCCCTTATGAGGGCACGAAGCTGCCCGGTTACCTGCACCGGGCGGGTGACGGGACTCGGCCACTGCTGATTCTGCACACCGGCTTCGACGGTGCAGCCGAGGAAAAACACTGGAGCGGCGCGCGAGCGGCGGTCGAGCGTGGTTATCACGTGTTGTGTTTCGACGGCCCTGGGCAGTCCGGCCCGCTGCACCGTGAGGGGTTGGTGTTTCGCTTCGATTGGGAAAAGGTCGTGACACCGGTGGTGGATTTCGCCCTGACCCTGCCGGGCATTGACCACAGCCGCATCGCCTTGCGCGGGGAAAGCCTCGGCGGTTATCTGGCCCCGCGGGCAGCGGCGTTCGAACACCGCCTGGCCGCGGTGATCGCCAATGGCGGGGTCTATGACTACAGCATGGCCCATCTGGCTGACGTACCGGTCGACCAGCGGCCCGAAGCAATCGCCGCGCTCATGGACGGGCCGACACCCGAGCTGGACGGCATGATCGAAGCCGTCATGCAGCGCTCACCGGTGGCGCGCTGGTCGATCACCCATGGCACGTGGTGTTTCGGTGCTTCGAGCCCCAGCGACTACATGCGCATGACGCTGGACTACACGCTGGAAGGCGGTATCGCCGAGCGTATCCGCTGCCCCGCTTTGATCTGCGATGCCGAAGGCGATCTGTTTTTCAAAGGTCAGCCGCAGGAACTGTATGACCACCTGACCTGTGACAAGACCCTGCTGGTGCTCGGCAACGCCGAGGGCGCCGGCGCCCATTGTGGCGTGGGCGCCGCACGACTTGCCAATGCGCGGATTTACGATTGGCTCGATGAAACGCTGGGTTGGGACGGGGCGATGTGA
- a CDS encoding efflux transporter outer membrane subunit — translation MHKPSLALLVCLGMAGCMVGPDYQAPEIDTPAAYRYADKEARDLSNSLWWEQFQDPVLNELIRSALLENKDIKIAAARVEQFQGRYGETRSLYFPQIGLGAQGTRNRAPRDNGPTSLTSGIDPIYNNYQALLSVNWELDIWGRLRRLNESARADLLASEEGRRSVILSLVSSVATSYITLRDLDRELEIARTTAKVRGDSYEIFKLRFGAGTISEMELAQNLSEYQRTLASVAQFEPLVAQQENLLAVLLGRNPGPILRGRDLGQLALPAVPAGLPSDLLQRRPDLRQAELNLISANAQIGAAKAQYFPTISLTGLAGSVSNQLSNLFTGPAATWSYGVAADMPIFTGGAIAGQVQQAEAFQQGALLSYQKAIQSAFGDVENALVASSKSREQMAFQASQVEALRTYAHYARLRYDNGYTSYIEVLDAERSLFDAELNYTRTRGSVFTSMIDLYKATGGGWVSEADRLTAADARAPQP, via the coding sequence ATGCACAAGCCCTCATTGGCCTTGCTGGTGTGCCTGGGTATGGCCGGCTGCATGGTCGGTCCCGATTACCAGGCGCCCGAGATCGACACCCCGGCGGCCTACCGCTACGCCGACAAGGAAGCCAGGGACCTGTCCAACAGCCTGTGGTGGGAGCAATTCCAGGACCCGGTGCTCAACGAACTGATCCGCAGCGCCCTGCTGGAAAACAAGGACATCAAGATCGCCGCCGCCCGCGTCGAGCAGTTCCAGGGCCGCTATGGCGAAACCCGCTCGCTGTATTTTCCCCAGATCGGGCTGGGTGCCCAGGGCACGCGCAACCGGGCGCCACGGGATAACGGGCCGACATCGCTGACTTCGGGCATCGACCCGATCTACAACAATTACCAGGCCCTGCTCAGCGTCAATTGGGAACTGGACATCTGGGGCCGCCTGCGCCGCCTCAACGAATCGGCGCGTGCCGACCTGCTGGCGTCCGAGGAAGGCCGACGCAGCGTGATCCTGAGCCTGGTGTCCTCGGTGGCGACCAGCTACATCACCCTGCGCGACCTCGACCGCGAACTTGAAATTGCCCGCACCACCGCCAAGGTGCGCGGCGATTCCTACGAGATCTTCAAGCTGCGCTTCGGTGCCGGGACCATCTCCGAGATGGAACTGGCGCAGAACCTGTCGGAGTACCAACGCACCCTCGCCTCGGTGGCGCAATTCGAACCCCTGGTGGCTCAACAGGAAAACCTGCTGGCGGTGCTGCTGGGACGTAATCCGGGGCCGATCCTGCGCGGTCGCGACCTGGGCCAACTGGCGCTGCCGGCGGTGCCGGCCGGCCTGCCTTCGGACCTGCTGCAACGCCGGCCGGACCTGCGCCAAGCGGAACTCAACCTGATCTCGGCGAATGCGCAGATCGGCGCCGCCAAGGCCCAGTATTTCCCGACCATTTCCCTGACCGGGCTGGCAGGCTCGGTGAGCAATCAGTTGTCCAACCTGTTCACCGGCCCTGCCGCCACCTGGTCTTACGGGGTAGCGGCGGACATGCCGATCTTCACCGGCGGCGCCATCGCCGGGCAGGTGCAACAGGCCGAAGCCTTCCAACAGGGAGCGCTGTTGAGCTATCAGAAAGCCATTCAATCGGCGTTCGGTGACGTCGAGAACGCGCTGGTGGCGTCCAGCAAGTCCCGTGAGCAGATGGCGTTCCAGGCCAGCCAGGTCGAAGCCCTGCGCACCTACGCCCATTACGCGCGGCTGCGTTATGACAACGGCTACACCAGCTACATCGAAGTGCTGGATGCCGAGCGCAGCCTGTTCGATGCCGAGCTCAATTACACCCGGACACGGGGTTCGGTGTTCACCTCGATGATCGACCTGTACAAGGCCACCGGTGGCGGCTGGGTCAGCGAAGCGGACCGCTTGACCGCGGCCGATGCCCGCGCCCCTCAACCTTGA
- the ppk2 gene encoding polyphosphate kinase 2: MAKAKKKGAHKSDSADSPKLKNKDYLEALRHLHVELVKLQEWVKQEGIKICVIFEGRDGAGKGGTIKAITERVSPRVFRVVALPAPTDREKSQMYLQRYLPHLPAAGEIVIFDRSWYNRAGVERVMGFCTEEQADKFLKSVPQVERAIVDSGVILLKYWLDVSPEEQTRRLEGRIEDGRKIWKLSPMDLKSYSRWYDYSRARDLMFQASDTEYAPWLVANSNDKRRTRLNIISDLLSRIPYKEVPREKVKLPKRQKPGGYKDPDYPFRHIPQKF; encoded by the coding sequence ATGGCAAAAGCAAAGAAGAAGGGCGCTCACAAATCTGATTCCGCTGACAGCCCCAAGCTGAAAAACAAGGATTATCTCGAAGCGCTGCGCCACCTGCACGTCGAGCTGGTCAAGTTGCAGGAGTGGGTCAAGCAGGAGGGCATCAAGATCTGCGTGATCTTCGAAGGCCGCGACGGGGCGGGCAAGGGCGGCACCATCAAGGCCATCACCGAGCGGGTCAGCCCGCGGGTGTTTCGCGTGGTGGCGCTGCCGGCGCCGACTGACCGTGAAAAGAGCCAGATGTACTTGCAGCGCTACCTGCCACACCTGCCCGCGGCGGGCGAGATCGTCATCTTCGACCGCAGTTGGTACAACCGCGCCGGGGTCGAGCGGGTGATGGGATTCTGCACCGAAGAACAGGCCGACAAATTTCTGAAGTCCGTACCGCAAGTGGAACGGGCGATTGTCGATTCCGGGGTCATTCTGCTCAAGTACTGGCTGGATGTGAGTCCAGAGGAGCAAACCCGCAGGCTCGAAGGACGGATCGAAGACGGGCGCAAGATCTGGAAGCTGTCACCCATGGACCTCAAGTCCTACAGCCGCTGGTACGACTATTCCCGAGCGCGGGACCTGATGTTCCAGGCCTCTGACACCGAATACGCCCCTTGGCTGGTGGCCAACTCCAACGACAAGCGCCGCACGCGCCTTAACATCATTTCCGATTTGCTTAGCCGTATTCCCTACAAGGAAGTGCCGCGCGAGAAGGTCAAACTGCCAAAGCGGCAGAAACCCGGCGGCTATAAAGATCCGGACTACCCGTTCCGGCACATCCCGCAGAAATTCTGA
- a CDS encoding efflux RND transporter permease subunit, with amino-acid sequence MSISHYCIDRPIFASVISIVITLAGAVAMLSLPVAQYPDITPPQITVAATYPGADAQVVANNVAAPIEQQVNGADNMIYMNSSSSATGNMTLNVFFEIGTDPALAQVDVQNRVNLALPQLPSAVQSQGIQVQKKSSAFMMVLAVYSAGDRYDSTYVANYANLYVLDALKRIPGANQASIFGTPDYAMRIWLKPDRMAQLGITAADVQKAVANQNQQFAVGRVGQSPTGSPVEQSFAVTTKGRLTEPAEFENIILRASNQGGAIVRLKDVGRAELGQKDYSLRSTYQGKPATLIAVYQQPGANALDVSAAVTKTLADMKATFPEGIEYKIVMDTTAFTRASISEVIHTFFEALVLVVIVVFLFLQSLRATLIPVIAVPVSIVGTFIGMLALGFSVNMLTLFGMVLAIGIVVDDAIVVIENVERNMHVHKMTPKDAAKRAMDEVAGPVVAIVLVLCAVFIPVAFMGGITGQLYKQFAITIAISVVISGLVALTLSPALAALLLKPQHGEKNAFFRWFERSFERMTEGYSRSVAFMIKRFVLALLLFAGMIVLMALMAQRIPSAFLPPEDQGYLLGAVIMPDAASLDRTGAVGQVASDFFQNDPSVEGVAIVNGYSLLDGQNKNNAAAFFVGFKDFEERYKDSDTIKQQSAPAVIQKAARAFSTIQEGIVLPVNPPSIPGLGTTGGMEVWVQSKGDGGVDQLAEMVGTLVAKAKERPELGSITSTFNVHSRQLMVDVDREKAESLGVPVEDVYSAMQTMFGSLYVSQFNKFSRLWQVILQAEPNYRLKAEDLQQIYVRNKNLDMVPLKSVLSTRYVTGPDLLTRFNNFPAVKLTANAAPGYSTGQALAALEEISAEIMTNDYALALSGEAFEEKKSGGASSQVFIFGLVMVFLILAAQYEKWSLPVGVLMAVPFAIFGALLAVLIRGLSNDVYFQIGLTMLVALAAKNAILIFEFAVLNRENGMSAYDAAMTAAKERLRPIVMTSLAFILGCVPLAIAVGASENSRHSIGTGVIGGMLAATVIAVFFIPLFYYLIERLFGSKDAPKTTTDPGAVPLGAPQQRHGGD; translated from the coding sequence ATGAGCATTTCCCACTACTGCATCGACCGGCCGATCTTCGCCTCGGTCATCTCCATCGTCATCACCCTGGCCGGTGCCGTGGCCATGCTGTCCCTGCCGGTTGCCCAGTACCCGGACATCACCCCGCCGCAAATCACCGTGGCGGCGACCTACCCCGGGGCGGATGCGCAGGTGGTGGCCAACAACGTCGCTGCACCCATCGAGCAGCAGGTCAACGGCGCCGATAACATGATCTACATGAACTCGTCGAGCTCGGCGACGGGCAACATGACCCTCAACGTGTTCTTCGAGATCGGCACCGACCCGGCCCTGGCTCAGGTCGACGTGCAGAACCGCGTCAACCTGGCCCTGCCGCAACTGCCCTCGGCGGTACAGAGCCAGGGCATCCAGGTACAGAAGAAGTCCTCGGCCTTCATGATGGTGCTGGCGGTGTATTCCGCCGGCGACCGCTACGACAGCACCTACGTCGCCAACTACGCCAACCTCTATGTGCTCGACGCCCTCAAGCGCATCCCCGGCGCCAACCAGGCCAGTATCTTTGGCACGCCGGACTACGCCATGCGCATCTGGCTCAAGCCTGATCGCATGGCCCAGTTGGGCATCACCGCCGCCGATGTGCAGAAAGCCGTGGCCAACCAGAACCAGCAGTTCGCGGTCGGTCGTGTCGGCCAGTCGCCCACCGGCAGCCCGGTCGAGCAGTCGTTTGCGGTGACCACCAAAGGTCGCCTGACCGAGCCTGCCGAATTCGAGAACATCATTCTGCGCGCCAGCAACCAGGGCGGCGCCATCGTCCGCCTCAAGGACGTCGGCCGCGCCGAGCTCGGGCAAAAGGACTACTCGCTGCGCAGCACCTACCAAGGCAAACCGGCCACGCTGATCGCTGTGTACCAGCAACCCGGAGCCAACGCGCTGGACGTGTCGGCGGCGGTGACCAAGACCCTGGCGGACATGAAGGCCACCTTCCCCGAAGGCATCGAATACAAGATCGTGATGGACACCACCGCCTTCACCCGCGCGTCGATTTCCGAGGTGATCCACACCTTCTTCGAAGCGCTGGTGCTGGTGGTGATCGTGGTGTTCCTGTTCCTGCAAAGCCTGCGCGCCACGCTGATTCCGGTGATTGCGGTGCCGGTGTCGATCGTCGGTACCTTCATCGGCATGCTGGCGCTGGGCTTCTCGGTGAACATGCTGACGCTGTTCGGCATGGTGCTGGCCATCGGCATCGTGGTGGACGACGCGATCGTGGTGATCGAGAACGTCGAGCGCAACATGCACGTGCACAAGATGACGCCCAAGGACGCCGCCAAGCGCGCCATGGACGAAGTGGCCGGCCCCGTGGTGGCCATCGTGCTGGTGTTGTGCGCGGTGTTCATCCCCGTGGCGTTCATGGGCGGCATCACCGGCCAGCTGTATAAACAGTTCGCCATCACCATCGCCATTTCCGTGGTGATTTCCGGGCTCGTCGCCCTGACCCTGTCGCCCGCCCTCGCCGCCCTGCTGCTCAAGCCGCAGCACGGCGAGAAAAATGCGTTCTTCCGCTGGTTCGAGCGCAGTTTCGAGCGCATGACCGAGGGCTATTCACGCTCGGTGGCGTTCATGATCAAGCGCTTCGTCCTGGCGCTGCTGCTGTTCGCCGGGATGATCGTGCTGATGGCGCTGATGGCCCAGCGCATCCCCAGCGCCTTCCTGCCGCCGGAAGACCAGGGTTATTTATTGGGCGCGGTGATCATGCCCGACGCCGCGAGCCTGGATCGCACCGGCGCGGTGGGCCAGGTGGCCAGTGATTTCTTCCAGAACGACCCCTCCGTCGAAGGCGTGGCCATCGTCAACGGCTACAGCCTGCTGGACGGCCAGAACAAGAACAACGCGGCGGCGTTCTTCGTCGGCTTCAAGGATTTCGAGGAGCGCTACAAGGACTCGGACACCATCAAGCAGCAAAGCGCCCCGGCGGTGATCCAGAAAGCCGCCCGCGCCTTCTCGACGATCCAGGAAGGTATCGTCCTGCCGGTCAACCCGCCGTCGATTCCAGGCCTGGGCACCACCGGCGGCATGGAAGTGTGGGTGCAGAGCAAGGGCGATGGCGGCGTCGACCAGCTGGCGGAAATGGTCGGTACCCTGGTGGCCAAGGCCAAGGAGCGCCCGGAACTGGGCTCCATCACCTCGACCTTCAACGTGCACTCGCGACAACTGATGGTCGACGTCGATAGGGAAAAAGCCGAATCCTTAGGGGTGCCGGTCGAGGACGTGTACAGCGCCATGCAGACCATGTTCGGCTCGCTGTACGTGTCGCAGTTCAACAAGTTCAGCCGCCTGTGGCAGGTGATTTTGCAGGCCGAGCCAAACTACCGGCTCAAGGCCGAAGACCTGCAACAGATCTACGTGCGCAACAAGAACCTGGACATGGTGCCGCTCAAGTCGGTGCTGTCGACCCGCTACGTCACCGGGCCGGACCTGTTGACCCGGTTCAACAACTTCCCGGCGGTCAAGCTCACGGCCAACGCGGCCCCCGGCTACAGCACCGGGCAAGCCCTGGCGGCGCTGGAAGAAATCAGCGCCGAGATCATGACCAACGATTACGCGCTGGCCTTGAGCGGCGAAGCCTTTGAAGAGAAAAAGAGCGGCGGCGCCTCCTCCCAGGTGTTCATCTTCGGCCTGGTGATGGTGTTCCTGATCCTGGCGGCGCAGTACGAAAAATGGTCGTTGCCGGTCGGTGTGCTGATGGCGGTGCCCTTCGCCATCTTCGGCGCCCTGCTGGCAGTGTTGATCCGTGGCTTGAGCAATGACGTGTACTTCCAGATCGGCCTGACCATGCTGGTGGCGCTGGCGGCGAAGAACGCCATCCTGATCTTCGAGTTCGCCGTGCTCAACCGCGAAAACGGCATGTCCGCCTACGATGCGGCGATGACTGCGGCCAAGGAACGCTTGCGGCCGATTGTCATGACCTCGCTGGCGTTCATCCTCGGTTGCGTGCCCCTGGCGATTGCCGTTGGCGCCTCGGAAAACAGCCGTCACTCCATCGGTACCGGGGTGATTGGCGGCATGCTCGCGGCCACGGTGATCGCGGTGTTCTTCATCCCGCTGTTCTACTACCTGATCGAGCGGCTGTTCGGCAGCAAGGACGCGCCAAAAACCACCACCGACCCCGGCGCCGTGCCCCTCGGTGCGCCCCAACAACGCCACGGGGGTGACTGA
- a CDS encoding LysR family transcriptional regulator yields MDRYHEMRMFSALCERPSFASAARRLNVSAPTVMRAVASLEARLGVALLRRSTRGISLTEAGAAFMADASRILQAVDEAEAAAKGLHVKAQGNLTVSLPLLFSRYVMTPVLTGYMDQYPDIGVFARYQDRLANLYEEGVDVAVLVGNLPSSSLIARQVGQVRSIVCASPEYLALHGEPGVPGDLRNHRLIATQPHQNRVQWPFEHQGEPIIVKARTRLSCATLQTAIDAAANGAGVTRCLNYPLHDYLRTGRLRRVLHAYDPPSLPVHVVYRERRDASTRVHSFVSYVVERLREHPALRPDG; encoded by the coding sequence ATGGACCGTTATCATGAGATGCGCATGTTCAGCGCACTGTGCGAACGTCCCAGCTTCGCCTCGGCCGCGCGCCGTCTCAATGTGTCCGCGCCGACGGTCATGCGCGCCGTCGCCAGCCTGGAAGCGCGGCTGGGCGTGGCGTTGTTGCGGCGAAGTACGCGCGGCATCAGCCTGACCGAAGCCGGAGCGGCGTTCATGGCCGACGCCTCGCGCATTCTCCAGGCGGTCGACGAGGCCGAAGCCGCGGCCAAGGGCTTGCATGTCAAGGCGCAGGGCAACCTGACGGTCTCGCTGCCGCTGCTGTTCAGCCGCTACGTGATGACTCCGGTATTGACCGGTTACATGGACCAGTACCCCGACATCGGTGTCTTCGCTCGCTATCAGGATCGCCTGGCCAACCTGTACGAGGAGGGCGTGGATGTGGCGGTGCTGGTGGGCAACCTGCCCAGCTCATCGTTGATCGCGCGCCAGGTGGGCCAGGTCCGCTCGATTGTGTGTGCCAGCCCCGAGTACCTGGCGCTGCACGGTGAGCCCGGTGTTCCCGGGGACCTGCGCAACCACCGCCTGATCGCCACGCAACCTCATCAGAATCGGGTGCAGTGGCCCTTCGAGCATCAAGGTGAGCCCATCATCGTCAAAGCGCGCACGCGCCTGAGTTGCGCCACCTTGCAGACGGCCATTGATGCCGCGGCCAATGGCGCCGGCGTTACCCGTTGCCTGAACTATCCGTTGCACGACTACCTGCGCACGGGGCGCCTGCGTCGGGTCCTGCACGCTTACGATCCGCCGTCGCTGCCGGTGCACGTGGTCTATCGGGAAAGGCGCGACGCCTCGACGCGCGTGCACAGTTTTGTCAGTTACGTGGTCGAGCGGTTGCGCGAGCATCCGGCGTTGCGGCCAGACGGGTAA
- a CDS encoding cupin domain-containing protein yields the protein MRYLHGGLPTDKNSSERLLLVPEGYPVWIDVPQASIGGAATALRFELPLRGHNLPLMHRREAKLVVALKGSLQVRAGRRPLAVLNEGDAVTLPAGTAHRIHQFGAQPSTVGIVLWPGAVEQAFRELAELAAAGRHQRGAMVDILKRYAVLWTDGEPEDETRQADVRPLSEWLATLPSQIVQPLALKWQVQQRPCESA from the coding sequence ATGAGATACCTCCACGGCGGACTTCCCACGGATAAGAACAGTTCAGAGCGCCTGCTATTGGTGCCCGAGGGTTACCCGGTGTGGATCGACGTGCCCCAGGCCAGCATCGGCGGCGCCGCGACGGCGTTGCGCTTCGAGTTGCCGTTGCGTGGCCACAACCTGCCATTGATGCACCGGCGCGAGGCCAAGCTGGTGGTGGCGCTCAAGGGCTCGCTGCAAGTGCGAGCCGGGCGGCGGCCCCTGGCGGTACTCAACGAAGGCGATGCGGTGACATTGCCCGCCGGGACTGCACACCGAATCCACCAGTTCGGTGCACAGCCAAGCACCGTGGGCATCGTGCTGTGGCCCGGTGCCGTTGAACAGGCATTTCGCGAGCTGGCAGAACTGGCCGCCGCTGGCCGTCATCAGCGGGGTGCCATGGTCGACATTCTCAAGCGTTACGCGGTGCTGTGGACTGACGGCGAGCCAGAGGACGAAACCCGGCAGGCGGACGTCCGCCCGTTGTCCGAATGGCTGGCGACGCTACCGTCGCAGATCGTGCAGCCGTTGGCGTTGAAGTGGCAGGTGCAACAGCGGCCCTGTGAATCTGCCTGA